One Actinomyces respiraculi DNA window includes the following coding sequences:
- a CDS encoding transcriptional regulator translates to MSATDRERVARGELPEAEAEVERRRGLDALTQARARPDGAGEQANDARLLAEVPPHWG, encoded by the coding sequence TTGTCCGCAACGGATCGCGAGCGGGTGGCTCGCGGGGAGCTGCCGGAGGCTGAGGCTGAGGTGGAGCGGCGCCGGGGCCTGGACGCGCTGACACAGGCGCGTGCGCGTCCCGACGGCGCCGGTGAGCAGGCCAATGACGCCCGGCTGCTCGCCGAAGTACCGCCGCACTGGGGCTGA
- the mscL gene encoding large conductance mechanosensitive channel protein MscL, producing the protein MINGFKEFIAKGNALELAVAVIIGAAFSPIVTAITDVIMAIIAGVVGQPNFDDVLSFAINGSVVRPGTIITAIVNFLLVAVAVYFAIVVPLNKIKERRKTEEEAPADPTEAELLVQIRDLLAAGSK; encoded by the coding sequence TTGATTAACGGATTCAAGGAGTTCATCGCCAAGGGCAATGCCCTCGAGCTGGCCGTCGCCGTCATCATCGGCGCCGCCTTCAGCCCGATCGTCACCGCGATCACCGACGTCATCATGGCGATCATCGCCGGCGTCGTCGGCCAACCCAACTTCGACGACGTGCTCTCCTTCGCCATCAATGGCTCCGTCGTGAGGCCCGGTACGATCATCACCGCGATCGTCAACTTCCTGCTCGTGGCCGTCGCCGTGTACTTCGCCATCGTCGTGCCGCTCAACAAGATCAAGGAGCGCCGCAAGACCGAGGAGGAGGCTCCGGCCGACCCCACCGAGGCCGAGCTCCTCGTCCAGATCCGCGACCTGCTCGCCGCTGGCTCCAAGTGA
- a CDS encoding SAF domain-containing protein, which translates to MPHRRSPSAPSRAPGPGRRRPPRPSLLLWRSRHLVVGLCLGAVLALALSIMRPAGPQTTSVLVLARPVSAGAILNESDVEWREVPQAALPRAGLADESVIGCRAAVALEEGTVLATTMTSAALAVGLSPAERLVQVPVDIGAELAQVGSVVDVVAADPSGSGESVVVAAGARVVLAHTEERTNHWDSGTQTTLVSLAVPASAATVVVGAATQGTLGIVLSP; encoded by the coding sequence ATGCCGCACCGTCGCTCGCCCTCCGCCCCGTCCCGCGCCCCCGGCCCGGGACGGCGTCGTCCACCACGGCCGTCCCTCCTGCTGTGGCGCTCGCGCCACCTCGTCGTGGGCCTGTGCCTGGGCGCGGTCCTCGCCCTCGCGCTGAGCATCATGCGCCCGGCCGGCCCTCAGACGACCAGCGTCCTGGTGCTGGCCCGCCCGGTCAGCGCCGGGGCGATCCTCAACGAGTCCGACGTCGAGTGGCGCGAGGTCCCGCAGGCCGCACTGCCACGCGCTGGACTGGCGGACGAGAGCGTCATCGGCTGCCGGGCGGCCGTTGCCCTGGAGGAGGGGACCGTCCTGGCGACGACGATGACATCCGCCGCGCTCGCCGTCGGCCTGTCCCCCGCCGAGCGGCTCGTCCAGGTCCCAGTCGACATCGGCGCGGAGCTGGCCCAGGTGGGCAGCGTCGTCGACGTCGTGGCCGCGGACCCCTCGGGGTCGGGTGAGTCCGTCGTCGTGGCGGCGGGGGCGAGGGTGGTGCTCGCGCACACAGAGGAGCGGACGAATCACTGGGATTCCGGGACTCAGACCACTCTCGTCAGCCTCGCCGTTCCCGCGTCGGCGGCAACCGTTGTCGTCGGAGCAGCGACACAAGGTACCCTCGGTATCGTGCTGAGTCCTTGA
- a CDS encoding 5-formyltetrahydrofolate cyclo-ligase — protein sequence MTTPTHPLPVTDELEVSDAKEQLRQVLRRHRHQHHRHPTTGHDAACEAVTDHALQAVQGLSGVAAYVSVSHEPCTRLLLERLREAGVNVLLPVLGPQLSRSWSYYRGEEDLAEHAPGRPPGPGGEVLPAEEVGRVQALIVPALAVDRRGRRLGQGGGWYDRMLPLRADGTQIFAMVHPDELVAGPLPVEEHDVAVDAVITSESWFLLEGSAFSSGA from the coding sequence ATGACTACACCGACCCACCCACTGCCCGTCACCGACGAGTTAGAGGTCAGCGACGCGAAGGAGCAGCTGCGTCAGGTCCTGCGCCGGCACCGGCATCAACACCACCGTCACCCCACCACCGGTCACGACGCCGCCTGCGAGGCCGTCACCGACCACGCCCTGCAGGCCGTCCAAGGCCTGAGCGGCGTCGCCGCCTACGTCTCGGTCTCCCACGAGCCCTGCACGCGCCTGCTCCTGGAGCGTCTGCGCGAGGCGGGCGTGAACGTCCTGCTGCCCGTGCTCGGGCCTCAGCTCTCACGCTCGTGGAGCTACTACCGGGGCGAGGAGGATCTCGCTGAGCACGCTCCCGGCCGTCCGCCGGGACCTGGCGGCGAGGTCCTGCCCGCTGAGGAGGTCGGCCGGGTGCAGGCCCTGATCGTCCCGGCCTTGGCGGTGGACCGGCGTGGTCGCCGCCTGGGGCAGGGCGGGGGCTGGTACGACCGGATGCTGCCGTTGCGTGCCGACGGCACCCAGATCTTCGCCATGGTCCACCCGGACGAGCTCGTGGCGGGTCCACTACCCGTCGAGGAGCACGACGTTGCCGTCGACGCGGTCATCACCTCGGAGTCCTGGTTCCTGCTCGAGGGCTCAGCATTCTCCTCCGGGGCCTGA
- the glp gene encoding gephyrin-like molybdotransferase Glp — MRTVAEHLSACLDIAQAAAPLDVVLPDAVGCVLAEDVVADIDLPALDLAGLDGYAVRTVDLEDASPDHPVRLDVMDAVRAGDVRPTRLVPGSAVLIDSGAPMPTGADAVVAWTDTDRGTSQVQVRTCTTVGQNVRRRGEDVTAGTTVLPQGTRVSARQVALLAGVGRQRVKVRPAPRVVIVSIGDELVEPGSPRESGDVYDANGHALASAVTDAGGQAFRVAAVPDELRALSETIEDQLVRADVLITTGGLSVGQGDTVKDVLAPLGSVRFDAVAMSPGRQLGVGTVEGTPIFCLPGDPVGAQIAFETFVRPVLRQIAGWASLHRTSLPAQVSTGWHSPSGKREFVPVHLTGSPSKGYQAEPTCEPGTYRLLGLARANAVVVVPEETTTVVAGDRLHCLLLDA; from the coding sequence ATGAGAACCGTCGCCGAGCACCTGTCCGCCTGCCTCGACATCGCCCAGGCGGCCGCTCCCCTTGATGTGGTCCTGCCCGACGCTGTCGGGTGTGTCCTCGCGGAGGACGTCGTCGCCGACATCGACCTGCCCGCCCTCGACCTGGCGGGCCTCGATGGCTACGCAGTGCGCACCGTCGACCTTGAGGACGCCTCACCGGACCACCCGGTCCGCCTCGATGTCATGGATGCCGTGCGTGCCGGTGATGTTCGGCCGACCCGCCTGGTGCCCGGCTCCGCGGTGCTCATCGACTCGGGGGCCCCGATGCCGACGGGGGCGGATGCCGTCGTCGCCTGGACGGACACGGACCGCGGCACCTCGCAGGTGCAGGTGCGCACCTGCACCACCGTGGGGCAGAACGTCCGCCGACGTGGCGAGGACGTCACGGCCGGCACCACCGTCCTGCCGCAGGGGACCCGCGTCTCCGCCCGCCAGGTGGCCCTGCTGGCCGGCGTGGGACGCCAGCGGGTCAAGGTCCGCCCGGCCCCGCGCGTGGTCATCGTGTCCATCGGCGATGAGCTGGTCGAGCCGGGCAGCCCCCGTGAGAGTGGCGACGTCTACGACGCCAATGGCCACGCCCTGGCCTCGGCGGTGACGGACGCCGGGGGCCAGGCCTTCCGCGTCGCCGCCGTGCCCGACGAGCTGCGGGCGCTGTCGGAGACGATCGAGGACCAGCTTGTGCGCGCCGACGTCCTCATCACGACGGGCGGGCTGTCCGTCGGCCAGGGGGACACGGTCAAGGATGTGCTGGCACCGCTGGGCTCGGTGCGCTTTGACGCGGTCGCCATGTCGCCCGGCCGCCAGCTCGGCGTTGGCACGGTGGAGGGCACCCCGATCTTCTGCCTGCCCGGTGACCCGGTGGGGGCGCAGATCGCTTTCGAGACCTTCGTGCGCCCGGTGCTGCGGCAGATCGCCGGCTGGGCATCGCTGCACCGCACCTCCCTGCCGGCCCAGGTGAGCACGGGCTGGCACTCGCCGTCGGGCAAGCGGGAGTTCGTCCCGGTGCACCTGACGGGCTCCCCCTCGAAGGGCTACCAGGCGGAGCCGACCTGCGAGCCGGGGACCTACCGGCTGCTGGGCCTGGCGCGGGCGAACGCCGTCGTCGTCGTGCCCGAGGAGACGACGACGGTGGTGGCGGGGGACCGCCTGCACTGCCTGCTGCTGGACGCCTGA
- a CDS encoding GNAT family N-acetyltransferase, whose product MVLRESAVTVRGLARGPQTVVLRPLSVSDEEPWSSLRQADDARLSRWEASLPPGSGEQAPSFSRYVRRSWAQARRGEVMPFALEVDGVFAGQITVSPIQWGSLRQAMVGYWIGGAWEGRGVMTLALAMVIDHLLRPQVGLHRVEVAVRPDNARSLAVCRRLGLEREGLRRGLMHIDGEWADHVVHVRTAEQMEADGALVARLAAKAR is encoded by the coding sequence GTGGTGCTGCGCGAGTCTGCGGTGACGGTGCGCGGGCTGGCGCGCGGCCCGCAGACGGTGGTGCTGCGGCCGCTGTCGGTGAGTGACGAGGAGCCGTGGTCGAGCCTGCGCCAGGCCGACGATGCCCGCCTGTCGCGCTGGGAGGCGAGCCTGCCGCCGGGCTCGGGCGAGCAGGCACCATCGTTCAGCCGTTACGTGCGGCGCTCGTGGGCGCAGGCGCGTCGCGGAGAGGTCATGCCCTTTGCCTTGGAGGTCGACGGCGTCTTCGCCGGCCAGATCACGGTGTCTCCGATCCAGTGGGGTTCGCTGCGCCAGGCGATGGTCGGCTACTGGATCGGCGGCGCCTGGGAGGGGCGGGGCGTCATGACCCTGGCGCTGGCGATGGTCATTGACCACCTGCTGAGGCCGCAGGTGGGTCTGCACCGGGTGGAGGTGGCGGTCCGGCCGGACAATGCGCGCAGCCTGGCGGTATGCCGTCGGCTGGGGCTGGAGCGCGAGGGCCTGCGCCGCGGGCTCATGCATATCGACGGCGAGTGGGCGGACCACGTGGTGCACGTGCGTACGGCGGAGCAGATGGAGGCCGACGGCGCCCTGGTGGCCCGGCTGGCCGCCAAGGCCCGCTGA
- a CDS encoding dolichyl-phosphate-mannose--protein mannosyltransferase: protein MSPDPSTVSPDDADATNPDTPPAAVGTPDDAAATPGEEAAQTTPGIDVDTPRTEEKLRESLGLDPVGWSLAPAVRLRGWVATGVVALVAALTRLIGLAHPSGLIFDEIYYVKDAYALWHNGYESVWAEGSDRLFVQGDVSGLTTEPSFIVHPQLGKWLIGLGMQFFGADSPVGWRFMPALAGILTVVLLARLTMRLTRSPLLAGLAGLLLAIDGVGITESRIALLDVFIGLFGLASVYLLVRDRERFRARLARDLAGTVPGVWAPVPILRPWLLAAGLSAGLTCSIKWSGAYLLAAMGIMVVVWDLTALWRVQARSWLADGVLHRGLLDFLHLVPTAFVVYVANWWSWFAHSGAYKHGWAAEQRAAGTPIRAWLPDSLNDLLEYHQSMYAFHVGLDSEHPYMAKPTGWLVQWRPTSFFWPSEEEMGFPTCGSSRCIQAITSIGNIPVWWAAVVALIFGVIVLAWVRRDWRVWVALVGYLGLYLPWFLYWDRTIFTFYTVAFVPYVVLILVLALGSVTGLLQPVPGSAAARQEAELLAADEIGPGLPAPRSVAAQFLGFQMSPMRQGLPEAWSGVPVWRTRGEGYALMGLLVLAAVVFAALWWPIWTGQTVSYEFWRWHMLFDNWI from the coding sequence GTGAGTCCTGACCCGAGCACTGTCTCCCCCGACGACGCAGACGCCACCAACCCGGACACGCCACCGGCCGCCGTCGGCACCCCCGACGACGCCGCCGCCACCCCCGGCGAAGAGGCGGCGCAGACCACCCCCGGGATCGACGTCGACACCCCCCGCACCGAGGAGAAGCTGCGAGAGAGCCTCGGGCTCGACCCCGTCGGCTGGAGCCTGGCGCCCGCGGTGCGGCTGCGCGGCTGGGTGGCAACCGGCGTCGTCGCCCTGGTGGCCGCCCTCACGCGCCTCATCGGGCTCGCTCACCCCTCGGGGCTCATCTTCGACGAGATCTACTACGTCAAGGATGCCTACGCGCTGTGGCACAACGGCTACGAATCGGTGTGGGCCGAGGGCTCCGACCGGCTCTTCGTGCAGGGTGACGTTTCCGGGCTCACAACCGAACCGTCGTTCATCGTCCACCCTCAGCTCGGCAAGTGGCTCATCGGGCTCGGCATGCAGTTCTTCGGGGCGGACTCCCCCGTCGGGTGGCGCTTCATGCCCGCTCTCGCCGGCATCCTCACGGTCGTCCTCCTCGCGCGCCTGACCATGCGACTGACGCGCTCCCCGCTGCTGGCTGGTCTCGCGGGGCTGCTGCTCGCCATCGATGGGGTCGGGATCACCGAGTCGCGCATCGCCCTGCTCGACGTCTTCATCGGGCTGTTCGGGCTGGCGTCGGTCTACCTGCTGGTGCGGGACCGCGAGCGGTTCCGCGCCCGCCTGGCTCGCGACCTCGCCGGGACCGTGCCCGGGGTGTGGGCGCCGGTGCCGATCCTGCGGCCGTGGCTGCTCGCGGCAGGCCTGAGTGCTGGGCTCACCTGCTCCATCAAGTGGTCGGGCGCCTACCTGCTCGCCGCGATGGGGATCATGGTCGTCGTCTGGGACCTCACCGCACTGTGGCGGGTCCAGGCCCGTTCGTGGCTGGCCGACGGCGTCCTGCACCGCGGCTTGCTCGATTTCCTCCACCTCGTCCCGACGGCGTTCGTCGTGTACGTGGCCAACTGGTGGTCATGGTTCGCCCACAGCGGGGCGTATAAGCACGGATGGGCCGCCGAGCAGCGGGCCGCCGGCACCCCCATTCGCGCGTGGCTGCCCGACTCGCTCAACGACCTGCTCGAGTACCACCAGTCCATGTACGCCTTCCACGTGGGCCTGGACTCCGAGCACCCCTACATGGCCAAGCCGACCGGCTGGCTCGTCCAGTGGAGGCCGACCTCCTTCTTCTGGCCCTCCGAGGAGGAGATGGGCTTCCCGACCTGCGGCAGCAGCCGGTGCATCCAGGCCATCACCTCCATCGGGAACATCCCCGTGTGGTGGGCTGCCGTCGTCGCCCTCATCTTCGGTGTCATCGTGCTCGCCTGGGTGCGCAGGGACTGGCGGGTGTGGGTCGCGCTCGTGGGTTACCTGGGCCTGTACCTGCCGTGGTTCCTCTACTGGGACCGCACGATCTTCACCTTCTACACGGTCGCCTTCGTGCCCTACGTGGTGCTCATACTCGTGCTCGCCCTGGGCTCCGTGACCGGCCTGCTGCAGCCTGTGCCCGGGTCGGCGGCGGCCCGGCAGGAGGCGGAGCTGCTCGCAGCCGACGAGATCGGGCCGGGGCTGCCGGCCCCTCGTAGCGTGGCGGCGCAGTTCCTCGGCTTCCAGATGAGCCCGATGCGGCAGGGTCTGCCTGAGGCGTGGAGCGGCGTGCCGGTGTGGCGCACGCGGGGTGAGGGGTACGCGCTCATGGGTCTACTCGTGCTAGCCGCTGTGGTTTTTGCGGCGCTGTGGTGGCCGATCTGGACGGGTCAGACGGTGTCCTACGAGTTCTGGCGCTGGCACATGCTCTTCGACAACTGGATCTGA
- the rsmI gene encoding 16S rRNA (cytidine(1402)-2'-O)-methyltransferase codes for MTRAAPEPMRPDDEPRPGVITLAATPIGHAGDASARLRAALAHAELVAAEDTRRLLNLAQRLGVHVGGRILSFHEHNERERAAELIEAARAGHSVLMVSDAGMPSVSDPGYRLVVAAAEAGVPVTVAPGPSAVLTALALSGLASDRFCFEGFLPRKPGEQRRALEALAQERRTMVFFESPRRVHQTLTTMAQVLGSERRAALCRELTKTYEEVRRATLGELVASTEGEVLGEIVLVVAGAQVLAADPQEVAREALVLADDGMRLKAAAAQVAQAAGLRANEVYRTALALREAPSS; via the coding sequence ATGACCCGTGCCGCACCCGAGCCCATGCGCCCCGACGACGAGCCCCGTCCCGGCGTTATCACCCTGGCGGCTACCCCCATCGGCCACGCGGGTGACGCATCGGCCCGGTTGAGGGCCGCCCTGGCCCACGCCGAGCTCGTCGCGGCGGAGGACACCCGGCGGCTGCTCAACCTTGCCCAGCGGCTGGGCGTGCACGTGGGCGGCAGGATCCTCTCCTTCCATGAGCACAATGAGCGTGAGCGTGCCGCCGAGCTCATCGAGGCCGCGCGTGCGGGCCACAGCGTCCTCATGGTCTCTGACGCCGGGATGCCCTCGGTCTCCGACCCCGGCTACCGGCTTGTCGTCGCCGCCGCCGAGGCCGGTGTGCCGGTGACCGTCGCGCCCGGGCCCTCCGCTGTGCTCACGGCGCTGGCCCTGTCCGGCCTTGCGAGTGACCGTTTCTGCTTCGAGGGCTTCCTGCCCCGCAAGCCGGGTGAGCAGCGTCGTGCGCTGGAGGCGTTGGCGCAGGAGCGGCGCACGATGGTGTTCTTCGAGTCCCCGCGCCGCGTGCACCAGACCCTGACGACGATGGCCCAGGTGCTGGGCAGCGAGCGTCGGGCTGCCCTGTGCCGCGAGTTGACGAAGACCTACGAGGAGGTGCGGCGCGCGACGCTGGGCGAGCTCGTCGCCTCCACTGAGGGCGAGGTCCTGGGGGAGATCGTGCTGGTCGTCGCCGGTGCCCAGGTGCTGGCGGCGGATCCGCAGGAGGTCGCGCGTGAGGCCCTGGTGCTGGCCGACGACGGCATGCGCCTCAAGGCCGCGGCGGCCCAGGTGGCGCAGGCGGCGGGGCTGCGCGCCAACGAGGTCTACCGTACGGCCCTGGCCCTGCGCGAGGCGCCCTCCTCCTGA